The following coding sequences are from one Candidatus Thermoplasmatota archaeon window:
- a CDS encoding protease PrsW, translated as MDILPHASLFLGVIPALLLLFISLKGFEGFFKEKTMFIFFIAGIVTGFISAVIEILTSNVGIYYLFLFPILEQVFKTMILNIGRFQGKRETTIYGLTLGLGFGSIFTPVSILFSNVQTTDYLLFGLVLFGAIGIILFQGATGAIIGYGIYDGKLSKYLLFVILLHLPVTIVIFVTNFYRVGYLQISLVAYGLFLYWYATKKIMPRILLQSQRRKRSKKEIDIKTN; from the coding sequence ATGGATATATTACCTCATGCAAGTTTATTTCTTGGAGTAATACCAGCGCTGCTGCTATTATTCATAAGTCTAAAAGGATTTGAAGGTTTTTTCAAAGAAAAAACAATGTTCATATTTTTTATAGCAGGTATCGTAACAGGTTTTATCTCGGCTGTTATAGAAATTTTGACTTCAAACGTGGGTATATACTACCTTTTTTTATTTCCTATATTAGAGCAAGTTTTTAAAACAATGATACTTAATATTGGCAGATTTCAGGGGAAACGAGAAACAACAATATATGGTCTCACACTTGGGTTGGGTTTCGGATCGATTTTTACACCAGTGTCTATCCTTTTTAGTAATGTCCAAACAACGGATTACTTACTCTTTGGTCTTGTTCTCTTTGGTGCTATCGGAATAATCCTTTTCCAGGGTGCAACTGGAGCTATTATAGGGTATGGTATATATGATGGTAAACTCTCGAAATATTTGCTATTCGTAATTCTATTACACCTTCCAGTTACTATAGTTATTTTTGTAACCAACTTTTATAGGGTAGGATATCTTCAAATCAGCCTTGTTGCATATGGCCTGTTTTTGTACTGGTATGCAACTAAAAAAATAATGCCACGTATCTTATTGCAAAGTCAGAGACGGAAAAGAAGTAAAAAAGAAATAGACATAAAAACAAATTAA
- a CDS encoding DUF996 domain-containing protein, which produces MQYITKCYNLLKKYKICGQLKYESFTDAKKAKKFIEDLNGEVAIKPIGLTGGKGVRVSGDHFKGIKEAIMYVDEVISKKIGGAAKVLIEEKAVGEEFTLQAFSDGHSIMTPDRIMGLLGNLFIALVVLFVFFIVAALFLRKSLDLLAAKTGVKMFGTTGLIFLIGAVLIIIFIGFIFMLVGVILLMISFFSIKTPASTQEMVQNTLENKQI; this is translated from the coding sequence ATGCAATATATAACAAAATGTTATAACTTACTCAAAAAATACAAGATTTGTGGTCAGCTAAAATATGAGAGTTTCACAGACGCTAAAAAAGCAAAAAAATTCATTGAAGACCTTAATGGTGAAGTAGCAATAAAACCAATAGGGCTCACGGGCGGTAAAGGAGTTAGAGTATCTGGTGATCACTTCAAAGGAATAAAAGAAGCTATCATGTACGTTGATGAGGTTATATCTAAAAAGATTGGTGGTGCTGCTAAGGTTTTAATTGAGGAAAAAGCTGTTGGTGAAGAGTTCACATTACAAGCCTTTTCAGATGGACATAGTATAATGACACCAGATAGAATAATGGGGTTGCTTGGCAACCTATTCATCGCACTCGTTGTTCTGTTTGTTTTCTTTATTGTTGCAGCATTATTCTTAAGAAAATCATTAGATTTGCTTGCTGCCAAAACAGGAGTAAAAATGTTTGGTACGACTGGATTGATTTTTTTGATTGGTGCCGTACTGATAATAATCTTTATCGGGTTTATTTTTATGTTAGTTGGGGTAATACTTCTGATGATATCATTTTTCTCGATCAAGACGCCGGCATCAACACAGGAGATGGTACAAAACACATTAGAAAATAAACAAATCTGA